The nucleotide sequence GAACCCGCACACAACCTCGCTGAGCGCCGGCGCCGAGACGGCGGTCGCTGCGTACTGCGGAACGGTCGGTCAGAGCCTCGACAAGGCGGTCGCCCACCGCCGGGACCGCCCGCCCGTCTCGACGACTGCCTCCGAGCGCTGAGGGTCGACGTGCCCCGAGCGGTGGTCTGTCAGAGCATCCGCGAGCGCTCCGCACGGTGCGCCGCGCTCGACGGAGTGCGCCCAGGGTCGGACTGACGTGACCCACGGCGCCGGCCGGGTCAGGCCGGGGCGGTGAGTCCGACCCGGTTGCCCTCGGTGTCCTCGACGTAGGCGAAGACGCCACGGCCGCCGCCGATCTCGGTCGGCGGCACCAGGACGCGGCCGCCGGCCTCCTCGGCGCGGCCGACCCAGGCCTGGAGGTCGGGGCCGGCGTCGAAGTAGACGCGCGACCCGCTGTGCGACGGATGGTC is from Arthrobacter sp. NEB 688 and encodes:
- a CDS encoding VOC family protein; this encodes MARVVWFDIPVGDMGRAVAFYEALTGEALVRLPVGADKETALFPAQEGGSAGCLFLAPEDHPSHSGSRVYFDAGPDLQAWVGRAEEAGGRVLVPPTEIGGGRGVFAYVEDTEGNRVGLTAPA